Within the Govania unica genome, the region TCCGGCACGAATGGTGTCCAGTTGGCGGGGTCGACCGAAAACACGCCGACCGCCACAAAGGCCACCAGCACGGCGATCTTGATGATGACCATGACATTGTTGGCGCGGGCGGATTCATTGACGCCGATGGTCAAAAGCACGGTCACGACGGCGATGGCCAGCGCAGCCACCAGATTGATGCCTTGACCGGCAATGAACTGGGTGCCGCCTGGCATCAGAACGGCATCGATGGCCGGGGTTGAAATCGCGGCCGGGATATGGATATGGAAATCCGCCATGAGACTGGTGAAATAGCCGGAAAATCCCACCGACAGCGCGGCGGCGGCCAACCCATATTCAAGCAGCAACATCCAGCCGATGATCCAGGCGGCGATTTCGCCGATGGCTGCATAACAATAAGTGTAAGCCGACCCGGTGACCGGCATGGCCGAGGCGAGTTCCGCATAGCAAAGCGCGGTCAACCCGCAAGCGAGTCCGGCGAGGATGAAAGACAGAACAACCGCAGGCCCGGCGAAATTGGCGGCGGCATTGCCGGTCATCACATAAATCCCGGCCCCCAGAATACAGCCGATCCCGAGCAGAATGAGATTGGTCGCGCTCAGCGATTGTTTCAGCCCATGGGTTTCTGTGTCCCGTTGCATGGCGGCAATGGATTTGCGGGCAAAAAAATTGCGCGGTGGCTCGTGACGCTTTCGGCCCATGGACGGCTCCCCTTTATTATATCTCGAACCAGCATAAGGCAAAAAACAGGGGGCTGTCGCCCCCTGTTCCGGCCCCGTTCGGGCCTATGATGTTCGTGATCGGGCCAGCGGTTTTTACCAGTCGATCTGTGCCCGCACGCCAAAGGCGTCGCCCTTGTGATCGGGCAGGCCTAACGGCCGCGTCGCGAAGCTGCGCGCGACATCAAAGCGCACATAATTGACCATCAGCCGCATATAGGCATTGGCATACCAGTTGAGGCCAAGGGTCCAGTTTTTTTCAACCCCGCCCATGACTCCGCCGTCTTCAAGATCGACCACCGAATAGCGGGCCGCCAGTTCAAACGCACCGCTGCCGCCATCGGTCAGGGCATGGTGCGGCTGCACCCGGCCGAACTGTCCGGCATTAGCCGAATAGGCGCGTTTCTCACCGGTTAGGAACCAGCCGGCCTGGGCATAGCCGCCGTCAAAGCGCAGGCTTGGCGCTCCCATGCGGTTGACCCATTGCCAGCCCCATTCGCCGGTAATATGCAGCGGGCCTTGGATCAGCGCGGCTTCAAGCCCGGCGAATTTGGCATTGTCGATATTCAAAAGTCCGATATCGATCAGCCGCGAGGCGAGATGGGTTTCCGGCCGTTCGCGCATGCGGAAGCGTTGAATGTCCTTGCCCGCCATGAGGTAATAGGCAGATCCGCCCACATGCAGAAGCCCGTTCGCGAATTGCCAGGGCACATAGCTTGCGCGGGTGCCAAGGAACCAGTCCTGATCCGCCGCTCCGGCGCGGGCGGTGTTTTCGTTCTCGCCCCAGACCCCGGCGGTGATCATGCCGCGCGGGCCGCTCCAGATGGCCGACAGGCCAGGGCCGCGCCCCGGAGCAAAGGTTGTGGCATAGGCCGCACGTTCGATGAAGGTGATGTAATTGTCACTGGTCTGATCTTCAAGCGTGATCGGAACCTTGTGATATCCGGCGATGACATTGGTTGATTTATTCAAGGCATAGCTCAGGTAGACGTCCTGCAGCGACACGGCGTTGCCGGCGAAATCGACCTCGATCATATAGTTGAAATCACCATAAAGCTTGCCTTCGGCGCCAAGCCGGGCGCGGCGCACTTCGCCGCCGCTCGCATAACCAAGGCCGTCCGTGCGGCTGTTGACGCCCCAGGCGTCCACATGGATGCGACCACGCGGTTTGAAGGAGAATTTCCCGTCGGCGCTGCTGATGACGGGGGCGCCTTTCCATGTGATTGTGGTGTCTGCTGCGCTCGCCACGGCCTGCGGTGCTGTGTGAGCCGCCGGGGCGGTTGCGGCAACAGGCGCAGGTTTTTCAAGGGCTTCAACCCGGGCCTTCAAGGTGGCGATTTCCGCCGATTGGGCCTGCACAACGGCCAACAGGTCCTCAGTGCTATCAGCGTAGGCCGGGCTTATGGCTATCAGGCACAAAGCCGTCGCGCTCATCAGACTTAGAAGCGGTTGCAGTAACCGCCGTTTGTTTGTGCTATCCAGCATTTCCATGGTTCGTTCTAACCCTTGCACGTTACAATTCTGGAGTTTCATTTTGTCTTTCAAGCACCGATCAGCCGCCCGCTCCGGCAGAATTGCAGCTTCTGCAAGACGCATAGGCTTGGAGTTTGTGAGGGGCCTTGGATGAGAAAACAGACTCAATCGGCGTCACATTAGGATCAGGCAGCTGATAACAGGCTGACGAGGGACAGAGCAAAATGTCCTCAAATCGGCTGCCCGGTCGCGTCATGTAAAAAACTGTAATATTCAAAGTGACATAACGCCTCGATATCAGGGAAATATCAGGCGTGGGCATCTATCAGTACGGAGCCCTGATTTGCGGAGGAGTGAAAAAATGATATTTCGGAAGATACGCCATGCACTGCCTCTGGCTTCATTGCTGGTTCCTGTTGCCACGGACAAGGTCCGGGCGGAGGACGTCAGTCCCATTCAATTGGATCTCACCTATACCGGGGACGTCTTATCCAATGTGCAGGGCGGGCTCAAACGCGGCACGGCCTATATGGATAATCTCGATGTGACGCTCAGCATCGATGGCGAGCGCGCGCTCGGGTGGGAGGGGGCGCAGATCTTTGTTTATGGTCTCTATAATAACGGCCAGCCATTTTCGCATGTGTATGCGGGCGACTATCAGGTTGTGAGCAACATAGAAACTGGCGTTCAGGCCGTGCGTCTTTATGAAGCCTGGATCGATCAGACATTTGCCAATGACCGCGCCTCTCTGCGCGTCGGTCTTTATGACCTCAACAGCGAATTTACGGCGATCGAGGCGGCAGCTCTTTTTGTCAACAGCTCTCAGGGAACGGGGGCCGAACTTGCGCAGACGGGAAAAAATGGCCCGTCTATTTTCCCCTATACGTCCTTGTCGGCGCGGCTTGAGATGAAGCTCGCGGATCATCTGATTCTGCGGACGGCCATTCTCGATGGCGTGCCGGACGATCCGGAGCATCCAAAGCGCACCGCTATCAATCTTGGCAATGGCAATGGCGCGCTGGTGATCGGGGAAATCGATTATAATCTGGAGAAATTTCGGGCCGTTGCCGGTTACTGGCGCTATACGGCAAGATTTCCCGATCAGCTGACGGATATTCCGCAACGGGGAAATCAGGGCGCCTATGGCTTCGTCGAAGGTCGATTCGACCGGCTCAGTGTCTTTGCCCGTGCGGGCTGGGCCAATGCGGTGATCAACCCGGTCAAATATTACTTCAGCACCGGCGCTGTTTATAGTATCGATCCGGCGACCCGCCCGGATGATCACGTTGGGGTTGCCATTGCCTGGGCGGAAAGCGGGTCAACCTATCGCCGTTTGAAGGATGCCGAGGCGCGGGAAGTGGTGGTGGAATTGACCTATCACTCTGCCATCACTGATTTTTTATCGGTGCAACCCGATCTGCAATATGTGTTCAATCCAAATTTTGACGCCAACGTGAAAAACGCGCTGGTGGTCGGTTTGCGGTTCGAACTGAGTTTCGGTTATGGGTTCAGCCATTGAGTATTTCATAACCAATTGTTAACTTATTCAGCTCCGCCCTTTTACGTTTCATTCATGCTCTCGCCCTATACTTCAGCCGGTGATGAAGATCATCTGCCGCTTTATGGGTTGATGTATTTTTAGTGAGGGCGGTGACGTTTCGTGGACTTCCAAGGTAAGTCGAAGCGGAAGGCGAATGCACGGTCTTCTTGAACGATAAAGGCAAACCGTCGGCAACGGCGGGACGCAAATCCTCCGGTCCCAGATGCGGGATAGCGGGGTTGCCGAACTGAAGAAGGTGTGACGTGAAGGGTCAAGGATCAGTCTTATCGGACCGCTTGTCCAAGCTCAAGTTGCGCTTGCAGCAGGATCATGAAGCGCGTCTCGCGGCCGAGGGGAGCCATCAAGGGCGTGACAAGCTCCCCGATGTAACCACTCCCGGGCCTGACAACATGGATGCTGGGTCCGTGGCCGCAGCACTTCCAATTCCGACCGATCCAAATTTCGGTTGGCATCTCAATGCCATCAATATCAAAGCGGCATGGGCTGATTATACCGGCAAGGGCGTTGTCGTCGGCGTGGTCGATGACGGCGTCAATTATCTCCACAGCGACCTCGCCAGCAATTACAACAGCGCCATCGATTGGGATTCCCGCGACAATGACGCGGACGCATACCCGTCCGCCGCCAGCGATTACCATGGCACCAAAGTTGCGGGTGTCATCGCGGCAGCGGCAAACGGTATCGGCGGCGTCGGTGTTGCCTATAATGCGGAGATCGCGGGTTTCCGCATCGGCTTCGGCTCGGCGGGCAATATCCTGTCAACCGCAGATGCCCTCCTGCGCGCCGCCGCGGTAAGCGATGTGGTCAATTCCAGCTGGGCCTATACCACGGCGTTCCAGGACAATTTCAAGCTCTATGGCTTCGCGCAAGCGGGCGCGGCGTTACAAACCGGCGCAGCAACCGGCCGCGACGGTCTCGGCACGATTTTTGTGTTCTCCGGCGGCAACGACCGCGCAACGGGACAAAACGTCAATTATCATAATTTCGCCAACAGTCCCTATGCCATAGCGGTAGCCGCGACGACGACAAATGGTGTTTATGCCAGCTATTCGAACCCCGGCGCGGCTTTGCTGATCTCGGCCCCCGGCGACAATATCCAGACCACGCTTGGCACCGGCGGTTACGGCACCGGCTCAGGCACCTCCTTTGCAGCCCCCGTGCTGTCGGGTGTCGTGGCGCTTATGCTCGAAGCGAATGCATCGCTCGGCTATCGCGACGTCAAGGAAATCCTCGCCTATTCCGCACGGCTGACCGATGCGGGCAACAGCGGCTGGAGCTATAACGGCGCCGACAACTGGAACGGCGGCGGTCTGCATTTCAACCACAATTACGGCTTCGGTCTGGTCGATGCAACGGCTGCGGTGTGCCTCGCGGAAACATGGGGCATGCAGCATGTATATGCAAACATGCTCACCACGAGCCTGAGCGCCACGCCAAAGCTCGCCATCCCCGACGGCAACGCCAATGGCGTCACCAGCCAGATCAGCGTCGCACAGGCGATGCAGCTCGATACGGTACAGATCGATATCGACATCACCCATACCAAGATCGGTGATTTGACGATCATCCTCACCTCGCCGGACGGCACCCGCGCGGTGCTTGTGGATCGTCCGGGCGGCGCGGACAATGCCAGCAAAAATATCAGTTTCACGCTGAGCGCCAATAATTTCTGGGGCGAAGACGGGAAGGGCATCTGGAAGCTGACGGTGATCGACAATGTTACCGGCCAGGTGGGCACGCTCAACAGCTGGAAGCTCATCCTGACCGGCGACACGGCGACCACCAACAACAGCTATATCTACACCAACGACTATGCCAACCTGACA harbors:
- a CDS encoding OprO/OprP family phosphate-selective porin, whose translation is MEMLDSTNKRRLLQPLLSLMSATALCLIAISPAYADSTEDLLAVVQAQSAEIATLKARVEALEKPAPVAATAPAAHTAPQAVASAADTTITWKGAPVISSADGKFSFKPRGRIHVDAWGVNSRTDGLGYASGGEVRRARLGAEGKLYGDFNYMIEVDFAGNAVSLQDVYLSYALNKSTNVIAGYHKVPITLEDQTSDNYITFIERAAYATTFAPGRGPGLSAIWSGPRGMITAGVWGENENTARAGAADQDWFLGTRASYVPWQFANGLLHVGGSAYYLMAGKDIQRFRMRERPETHLASRLIDIGLLNIDNAKFAGLEAALIQGPLHITGEWGWQWVNRMGAPSLRFDGGYAQAGWFLTGEKRAYSANAGQFGRVQPHHALTDGGSGAFELAARYSVVDLEDGGVMGGVEKNWTLGLNWYANAYMRLMVNYVRFDVARSFATRPLGLPDHKGDAFGVRAQIDW
- a CDS encoding carbohydrate porin — its product is MIFRKIRHALPLASLLVPVATDKVRAEDVSPIQLDLTYTGDVLSNVQGGLKRGTAYMDNLDVTLSIDGERALGWEGAQIFVYGLYNNGQPFSHVYAGDYQVVSNIETGVQAVRLYEAWIDQTFANDRASLRVGLYDLNSEFTAIEAAALFVNSSQGTGAELAQTGKNGPSIFPYTSLSARLEMKLADHLILRTAILDGVPDDPEHPKRTAINLGNGNGALVIGEIDYNLEKFRAVAGYWRYTARFPDQLTDIPQRGNQGAYGFVEGRFDRLSVFARAGWANAVINPVKYYFSTGAVYSIDPATRPDDHVGVAIAWAESGSTYRRLKDAEAREVVVELTYHSAITDFLSVQPDLQYVFNPNFDANVKNALVVGLRFELSFGYGFSH